The proteins below come from a single Candidatus Bathyarchaeota archaeon genomic window:
- a CDS encoding NADH-quinone oxidoreductase subunit K, with product MMDFVILSVVMLAIGIYGLLTNRQLLKVFISIELIATAATLNFVMLSSAMGIGLGEAFLVLAFATDTAVSGVILALMVIVSKRYGTSDISKIIKQMQEKSETEVEEQ from the coding sequence ATGATGGACTTTGTCATATTATCTGTTGTGATGTTGGCAATCGGCATCTATGGCCTGTTAACTAACCGCCAGCTCCTCAAAGTTTTCATATCCATTGAGCTCATCGCCACCGCAGCCACGCTTAACTTCGTGATGCTGTCCTCGGCTATGGGCATCGGTCTAGGCGAGGCCTTCCTGGTTTTAGCCTTCGCAACCGACACCGCAGTAAGCGGCGTAATCTTAGCTCTGATGGTTATCGTGTCTAAGCGATACGGCACAAGCGACATCAGCAAAATAATCAAGCAAATGCAGGAAAAAAGCGAAACCGAGGTTGAAGAACAATGA
- a CDS encoding NADH-quinone oxidoreductase subunit L produces MILQQFSAWFVWIIPLIASLFVPVIAKYSEKARNYYVIAIASVVAVLAVSLVPSVWGNLESVTSYTVTWIPGIDAGVYLDSLSVIFTCLVAFFALIIAVYSQGYMKGEEGLTRYYYLLLLFIGSMIGLVISDNMLQMFIFWEMVGLCSYALISFWYKKPESIRAGVKVFLMTRIGDICMLAAIGILFMLFGTFSFHGTIAGIEEAATAGTLNTGLLVITAFLILGAAISKSAQFPLFTWLYSAMEAPTSVSALLHAATMVKAGIYLLSRFILIFAAAPMLILALQDYWFPTIAWVGVITAFIGASLALKTTDIKGVLAYSTISQIGFMMAGLGTGMAHTTDVALSTGWFASIFHMVSHAFFEGLGFLLAGGIIHALGTRDMRLMGGLKKSMTITFALMVIMIITTSGLPPFAAFFSKGLILTSVAEVGTTAGLIQTIILYASAAITFAYCLRMFSLVFMGKPSEHIEKGHVHEAPKIMLVPAAILAGLCIVWGLSQPLVTSFMGVEIEQTLLSAFTSLEFPIFMSILLPVFLLAYWSYYKNFMGIRNFAASKNPLTTLLGHAYFVDDAYNAVARGITAFSNGLTRVENALFSRIPDKAGKDIGDAAEPGKALTLKKGPSDSFRNYVAAAVLGFILIMILVILTLGGA; encoded by the coding sequence ATGATACTACAACAGTTCTCTGCATGGTTCGTCTGGATAATTCCCCTTATAGCAAGCTTATTTGTCCCCGTAATTGCTAAGTACAGCGAAAAAGCCCGCAACTACTATGTCATAGCCATCGCTTCGGTAGTAGCGGTTTTGGCGGTCAGCCTTGTGCCCAGCGTCTGGGGCAACCTTGAATCAGTCACCTCCTACACGGTAACTTGGATTCCAGGCATTGATGCAGGCGTTTACCTTGACTCGCTCAGCGTCATATTTACCTGTCTGGTAGCCTTTTTTGCACTCATCATCGCGGTTTACTCTCAGGGCTACATGAAGGGCGAAGAAGGCTTAACCCGCTACTACTATTTGCTGCTGCTCTTCATCGGCTCCATGATCGGCTTAGTTATCTCCGATAACATGCTCCAGATGTTCATCTTCTGGGAAATGGTGGGCCTATGCAGCTATGCCCTGATTAGCTTCTGGTACAAAAAACCCGAATCCATCCGCGCCGGCGTCAAAGTTTTCCTGATGACCCGCATCGGCGACATCTGCATGCTCGCCGCCATCGGTATCCTATTCATGCTGTTTGGCACCTTCAGCTTCCACGGCACCATCGCCGGCATCGAGGAAGCAGCCACAGCCGGAACCCTCAACACAGGGCTACTGGTTATCACGGCGTTTCTGATTTTGGGCGCAGCAATCTCGAAATCCGCGCAGTTCCCCCTCTTCACCTGGCTCTACAGCGCCATGGAAGCACCTACCTCGGTCAGCGCGTTGCTCCACGCCGCCACCATGGTTAAGGCAGGTATCTATCTGCTTTCAAGATTCATCCTCATCTTTGCAGCTGCACCTATGCTTATCCTGGCACTGCAGGACTACTGGTTCCCAACCATCGCCTGGGTCGGCGTCATAACCGCATTCATCGGCGCATCTTTAGCCTTAAAGACCACCGACATCAAAGGAGTCCTCGCCTACTCCACCATCAGCCAAATCGGCTTCATGATGGCGGGCTTAGGCACCGGCATGGCACACACCACCGACGTGGCACTGTCCACCGGCTGGTTTGCAAGCATCTTCCACATGGTCAGCCACGCCTTCTTCGAAGGCCTCGGATTCCTCTTGGCAGGCGGCATCATCCACGCCTTGGGCACCCGCGACATGCGCCTTATGGGTGGACTTAAAAAATCCATGACCATAACCTTCGCATTAATGGTCATCATGATCATCACCACAAGCGGCCTGCCGCCGTTTGCAGCCTTCTTTAGCAAAGGCTTAATCTTGACCAGCGTAGCCGAAGTCGGCACCACCGCAGGCCTCATCCAAACCATCATCCTCTACGCCTCCGCCGCCATCACCTTCGCTTACTGTCTACGCATGTTCAGCTTGGTCTTCATGGGCAAACCCAGCGAGCACATCGAGAAAGGCCATGTTCATGAAGCACCCAAAATCATGCTGGTTCCAGCCGCAATCCTCGCCGGTCTCTGCATTGTCTGGGGTCTATCGCAGCCGCTGGTCACAAGCTTCATGGGCGTCGAAATCGAGCAGACCCTGCTAAGCGCATTCACTTCGCTTGAGTTCCCGATCTTTATGTCTATACTGCTGCCGGTGTTTCTGCTGGCGTACTGGAGCTACTACAAGAACTTCATGGGCATACGCAACTTTGCAGCAAGCAAAAACCCACTCACCACCCTGCTGGGCCACGCCTACTTCGTCGATGACGCCTACAACGCCGTCGCCCGCGGCATAACCGCATTCTCCAACGGCTTAACCCGCGTTGAAAACGCACTGTTCTCACGCATACCCGACAAGGCAGGCAAAGACATCGGCGACGCCGCAGAGCCAGGCAAAGCCTTAACGCTCAAGAAGGGACCCTCGGATTCCTTCAGAAACTACGTAGCCGCAGCCGTGCTGGGCTTTATACTCATAATGATACTGGTAATCTTGACTTTAGGAGGAGCATAA
- a CDS encoding 4Fe-4S binding protein: protein MANKKSRISPIFKRAVSHLFTKPATTKYPFVKPTLPEDSRGKLVYEIKSCNCVDFAAGPDFVLDVKAVTGSNCRVCERDCPAGAIEIVEVDGKMRPQINLNKCIFCYQCVETCPRAAIKQSELYELATTDKATLIMKPEFKTKGDAQ from the coding sequence ATGGCAAACAAGAAGTCACGCATATCCCCCATATTCAAACGAGCAGTATCGCATCTATTCACTAAACCCGCCACAACCAAGTATCCCTTCGTGAAGCCCACGCTCCCCGAGGACAGCCGAGGCAAACTAGTCTACGAAATCAAATCCTGCAACTGCGTTGACTTCGCAGCTGGCCCCGACTTCGTCTTGGATGTCAAAGCAGTTACGGGTTCAAACTGCCGCGTCTGTGAACGCGATTGCCCCGCCGGCGCCATCGAAATTGTCGAGGTGGACGGCAAGATGCGCCCGCAGATTAACCTCAACAAATGCATCTTCTGCTATCAATGCGTAGAGACCTGCCCCCGAGCAGCCATCAAGCAATCTGAACTCTACGAGTTAGCCACAACCGACAAGGCAACGTTGATTATGAAACCGGAATTCAAAACCAAAGGTGACGCCCAATGA
- a CDS encoding NADH-quinone oxidoreductase subunit H, producing MIDYFLLIFRILVFPGFTFILFLTLFCDWVERKLEARIQNRVGPMVAGPAGILQPLADIIKLLTKEDIEPRDTKKFVFRFAPLAAFAVMVFAMCFLPIDGASVLSIGGFNGDLIIILAFSTIANFLLFLAGWASSNPYGTIGSARVLTQFLGYDIPLFLLALSPAFIVGSITVSQIANAPLPLILLAPWAFVLFIITLQAELEKDPFDVPHSESELVGGLETEYTGAKLAFLHLTRDVQVVFGSALVVTLFLGGSNGPVLFGPAWIWYTLWFVLKLLVVVVISEYITTVVARLRIDQVLSGNWKILLPAALISLMVTLALVTWVYNPLLGIGV from the coding sequence ATGATCGACTATTTCCTGCTGATCTTCCGAATACTCGTCTTTCCAGGCTTCACCTTCATATTATTCCTGACTTTGTTCTGCGACTGGGTAGAGCGCAAGCTCGAAGCCCGAATCCAGAACCGAGTTGGACCCATGGTTGCTGGACCCGCAGGAATCCTGCAGCCCCTCGCCGATATAATTAAACTCTTAACCAAAGAAGACATCGAACCACGCGACACCAAAAAATTCGTGTTTCGATTTGCGCCTCTGGCAGCATTCGCCGTCATGGTGTTTGCCATGTGCTTCTTGCCCATCGACGGAGCAAGTGTCCTCTCAATAGGCGGCTTTAACGGTGACTTAATCATTATCTTGGCGTTCTCCACGATTGCTAACTTCCTATTGTTCCTCGCAGGCTGGGCATCATCTAACCCCTACGGCACCATAGGCTCCGCCCGAGTTTTAACCCAGTTCCTCGGATACGACATCCCACTGTTCCTCCTTGCGTTGTCTCCAGCATTCATCGTGGGCAGCATAACCGTCTCCCAAATCGCCAATGCCCCCTTGCCCCTGATACTGCTGGCGCCCTGGGCGTTTGTATTGTTTATAATAACCCTTCAAGCAGAACTTGAAAAAGACCCCTTCGATGTGCCCCACTCAGAATCCGAGCTGGTCGGAGGCTTAGAAACCGAGTACACAGGCGCCAAACTGGCGTTTCTGCACTTAACCCGCGACGTCCAAGTTGTGTTTGGCTCAGCGCTGGTTGTCACGCTCTTTTTGGGCGGATCCAACGGGCCAGTGCTGTTTGGTCCAGCCTGGATCTGGTACACGCTATGGTTTGTGCTAAAGCTGCTGGTGGTAGTTGTTATCAGCGAGTACATCACAACCGTGGTTGCCCGCCTACGCATCGACCAGGTGCTTTCAGGCAACTGGAAGATACTCTTGCCGGCGGCTTTGATCTCGCTAATGGTTACCCTTGCGTTGGTAACTTGGGTGTATAACCCATTGTTGGGTATAGGAGTGTAA
- a CDS encoding NADH-quinone oxidoreductase subunit J — protein sequence MIFDVTIIFDILAVGLIISAVLALFLDEVVYSVAALSGTFLFTALIYFLNGAIYAAIFQFVVGVGTLAVLFLSGEMLGEKPTKKASPTRVGGLVGAGFALSLPAIFLSVSGSPAAGADVSFGDALWNLRGVDVLLQAIVILTVAVGIAIVLYEKRKGAK from the coding sequence ATGATCTTTGACGTAACAATCATTTTTGACATCCTCGCAGTAGGCTTAATCATCTCAGCGGTCCTCGCGTTGTTCCTCGACGAAGTCGTCTACTCCGTCGCGGCGCTATCAGGAACATTCCTCTTCACCGCGCTGATTTACTTCCTCAACGGCGCCATCTACGCTGCAATTTTCCAGTTCGTCGTAGGCGTAGGCACTTTAGCAGTGCTGTTTCTCTCAGGCGAAATGCTCGGTGAGAAACCAACCAAAAAAGCCTCTCCGACACGCGTCGGCGGCTTAGTGGGGGCAGGCTTTGCGCTTTCGCTTCCCGCAATTTTCCTCTCAGTATCCGGTTCCCCCGCAGCGGGGGCTGATGTATCCTTCGGCGATGCCCTCTGGAACCTGCGCGGCGTCGATGTGCTGCTGCAGGCAATCGTAATTTTGACGGTGGCGGTTGGAATCGCCATTGTGCTTTATGAGAAACGCAAGGGGGCTAAATGA